The following are from one region of the Macadamia integrifolia cultivar HAES 741 unplaced genomic scaffold, SCU_Mint_v3 scaffold1681, whole genome shotgun sequence genome:
- the LOC122064553 gene encoding probable N6-adenosine-methyltransferase MT-A70-like, producing the protein MALIRPHQLTPLSISIRYRSGIGSNTPPFKSRIEEDDLKDLEALLNKKSIKELQKSKTGEELLDLIHCPTAKETTVTAKVDQLRGGNASLYKQLSDANQQFHEAATDYRVLKSDVEALTVKKYRKKVTQ; encoded by the exons ATGGCGCTGATTAGGCCCCATCAGTTGACACCCCTGAGTATCAGTATCAGATATCGTAGTGGTATTGGCTCAAATACTCCCCCTTTCAAGTCGAGAATCGAAGAAGACGATCTAAAGGATCTTGAGGCGTTGTTgaataaaaaatccatcaagGAGTTGCAGAAGTCTAAGACGGGAGAGGAACTTTTGGACCTCATCCACTGTCCCACTGCCAAGGAAACTACCGTCACTGCCAAG GTTGATCAACTGAGAGGAGGAAATGCTTCTCTGTACAAGCAGCTTTCTGATGCTAATCAGCAATTCCACGAAGCTGCTACTGATTATCGGGTGCTGAAATCAGATGTGGAAGCTCTGACAGTGAAG AAATACAGGAAAAAGGTGACACAATGA